Below is a genomic region from Prunus persica cultivar Lovell chromosome G3, Prunus_persica_NCBIv2, whole genome shotgun sequence.
ttgtttgataatgGTGATCATTGCCCATTTGCCAATGAATGAGGGTTGACATTTGTCgtttgatatttttcttcaacctTACTGTAATCAATTCAGGACACAGGAGAGCCACATGCTTACATGGTTACAAGAACGATGGCTAAATCTGAAAGCccacaaaatcaaattgaCAAGTGAGTCCTTCCACCTCTTGTACGGAATCAAATTCCTGATGGGTTGATATTTGTCGTTTGATCATGTGATGTGATGATAATAAGATTTGAGAGATCGGATTAAAAGTTAGTGTTGGTAAGAATAAAGGGTTAAAGTTTCGAAATTTGTTTTCAATGATTGgcaacagaagaaaaaggtgGAAGCTTGTTCCTGTTCTTTTCTTACACTGTATATGTTtagacatttttttttatagtacaAGCGGtagtctaaactacagggAGGggaatttctcacacacacaactataATGCTGTGGAGACCTCTAATTTGCAAGTCAATGTCATTTTCCCCTGGGCTAGACCTCTGGGGTGTTTAGACATATGAATGTGAACAAAATactcaaaaagaaataaaagtaaaattaaaaacctggGTTTTGTTTAAACAAGTGTGactaaaaaaagagagaacttTTACCATTGCCTTATTTGTAAGATAATCATGTGGGTTTGCAAATTGCATAGACAAACAGAAAGTCTGTAAGTCTGTATATAATAATAGTAGTAATGCAAGAAGCCAAATTGTATACGTGCAGCATATATGAAGACAAAGAAACGCCTCTATGCACATTGGTGAGCATAATCTGTCCATATAATTCAACCAATCCAAGGAAGTGAAACCAGATGCTGATGTGAGAGCTATCTAAACATTATACAGAAGCCAGTTTAGTTTGGTGATTGGCACAGGGGAAGTTTATTACGTGGGTACTTCTTTCTATGAAGATATATCTTGATATTTGAGCTCATCTCTTACATAGTTTGGGGTGCTTGCTGTACAGAAGCAAGTTAAGTTCACCACAGAAGTTGCTACAAGTATGGCTTCTTTGAGGAGCTCACTTGGTAAGTACCCAGCATCATTTTTTCTATGAACATGGtatgttttgtatagaatttCGGTTGTAAATTTGATGCTCTTATAGATTTATAGTGAAGTAAAATTCAATATTGTGGTGTTTGAATGAGCTTCATCAGCATGTTTTACATCTTCGTCTTCTTTCTGTTCGATCATGTTTCTCTGAGTGTATATAACTGCACTCCAAGCACTTCTTCTTTTCACTTGTATTTCCCAACTCCCTGTGTTTAACATGCAGTTTTATGATGATTCTGATCGTTTTCCTTGGAAATGGATATGCAGGGAGAACGTTCTCATGGATTTGTGATGGAGAACTTGAATTGGGTTCTTACTGCACTCAAAGAACTATCATTAATGGTGTAAATCTGctcttcctctttgttttctgCTTACTTGTGCTTATAGGTTCTATAAGAAAGCATCGTATTACTGTTCCATTCAGAAGGGACTACTTTTCTATAGTTGTCTCAATCTGTTGCGCTCTTACTAGCATTGCATATTTTGGTGCTGGTTTATGGGATCTAATTGCCCAGAGTGATGTGTCCGGTCACTTCGGCTGGTTGGATTACTTTGTAAGAGGACTAGTCTGGTTTTCTTACACAGTTTCCTTGCTTGTTCAAAGGTCCAAATGGATCAAAGTTCTAAACTCTGTTTGGTGGGTGTCCTCCTTTTCATTGGTCTCGGCTTATAACATCGAAGTACTCATAAGAACCCATAACATTCACATGTTTGATGCAATGACATGGCCAGTGAACTTGTTACTTCTTCTGTGTGCTGTTAGAAACCTCAGTCAATGTGTTCATCAGCATGCCCAAGATAACAGCCTCTCTGAACCTCTATTGGCCCGAAAGTCTGCTGGAAAGAGCCAGAAAACAGAACTGGAGCATGCTAGTTTTCTTAGCAAATTGACATTTGCTTGGATCAACCCTTTGCTTAAATTGGGCTCCTCAAAAACATTAGCTCTTGAAGACATCCCTTCTCTGGTTTCTGAAGATGAAGCAGATTTAGCATACCAAAAGTTTGCTCATGCATGGGATTCACTGTCAAGGGAGAAGAGGCCAAGCAGTACCCGGAACCTGGTTCTGCAGACTCTAGCAAAAGTTTACATGAAAGAAAATACATGGATAGCATTTTGTGCATTCCTCAGGACCATTTCAATTGCAGTTTCTCCTCTTATACTCTATGCTTTTGTAAATTATTCAAATAGCGACAAGGAAAATCTATCTGAAGGCCTCAGAATATTGGGGTGCCTAATTCTTTCCAAAGTGGTTGAATCTTTGAGCCAGAGACATTGGTTTTTTGGCTCAAGGAGGTGTGGAATGAGGATGAGGTCAGCCTTGATGGTGGCAGTTTATCAAAAGCAGCTGAAGCTTTCTAGTTTGGGAAGGAGAAGGCACTCAGCTGGGGAGATTGTGAATTATATAGCAGTCGATGCCTATCGAATGGGAGAGTTCCCGTGGTGGTTTCATTCAGCATGGACCTATGCACTGCAACTATTCCTTACCATTGGTGTTCTTTATTGGGTGGTGGGTCTCGGTGCTCTTCCTGGTTTGATTCCTCTcttcatttgtggtctcctgAATGTGCCATTTGCAAAGGCACTTCAAAAGTGTCAATCCCAGTTCATGATAGCTCAAGACGAGCGACTCAGAGCCACCTCTGAGATCCTGAACAGtatgaaaatcattaaattaCAATCCTGGGAAGAGAAATTCAAAACGTTAGTCGATTCCCTTCGCGAACGTGAATTCATATGGTTGACTGACTCACAAATGAAAAGGGCTTATGGCACTCTAATGTATTGGATGTCACCCACCATCATTTCTTCGGTTATCTTTCTGGGATGTATCATTTTCCAAAGTGTCCCTCTAAATGCAAGTACCATATTCACAGTTCTAGCTTCACTAAGGAACATGGGAGAACCTGTCAGAATGATACCAGAGGCTCTTTCAGTAATGATCCAAGTCAAGGTCTCATTTGATCGTCTCAATGTTTTTTTGCTTGATGACGAGCTGAAAGATAATGAAGTAAGGAAGTTGTCATCACAGAATTCAGATGAGAGCTTAAGAATAGAAAGAGGCAATTTCAGCTGGTATCCTGAATCAACAGTTCCAACTCTGAGAAATGTGAATTTAGAAGTACAAAGGGAGCAGAAAGTTGCAGTTTGTGGACCAGTTGGAGCTGGAAAATCATCACTTTTATGTGCTATACTTGGAGAGATGCCCAAAATTTCAGGAACTGTGAGTTTAAAACAGATGACAAATTTAATATACTTGATGTACTAAGTTTTTTATActaactttatttattattgcaGGTTGATGTATTTGGAACCATGGCCTATGTTTCTCAGACTTCTTGGATACAAAGTGGGACAGTTCGTGATAACATACTCTACGGGAGGCCAATGGACAAGAACAAATATGATAAGGCCATAAAAGCGTGTGCTCTAGATAAGGACATTGATAGTTTTGACCATGGTGATCTTACTGAAATAGGCCAAAGGGGGCTTAATATGAGTGGAGGACAGAAGCAGAGGATTCAGCTGGCTCGAGCTGTCTATAGTGATGCTGATATCTATCTTCTTGATGACCCCTTCAGTGCAGTGGATGCACATACTGCAGCAATTCTATTTCATGTAAGAATGGCACGTTCAATAATTTTAAGGAGCATAAAACTACATTTAGTATCATTGTAGAAAGATTTCACTCCATTTGAATTGACTTATGCAGGATTGCGTCATGGCCGCTCTAGCAAGGAAAACTGTAATTCTGGTAACTCATCAAGTTGAATTTCTCTCAGAAGTTGATAAGATTCTGGTATTTGTTATTAcctcaaatttcaatttaatttgcaataaaaattcaaattgtgTTGTTCATGAAACCTTATTTGGTCAGACTAACAAGGAACTAGTatcctataatttaatttacaggTAATGGAGGGTGGAAAAGTTACTCAATCTGGAAGCTATGAGAGTCTTTTGACAGCTGGAACAGCATTTGAGCAGCTTGTGAATGCTCATAAAGATGCAGTGACAACATTGGGTCCTTCCAATTATCAAAGCCAAGGAGAATCTGAAAAGGGAGATATGGTTCGGCCAGAGGAACCTCATGCGGCATACCTCACTGCAAATAATAGTGAAGGGGATATTTCTGTGAAGGGTGTAGCTGGGGTGCAACtaacagaagaagaagggaaagaGATTGGAGATGTTGGATGGAAGCCCTTTTGGGACTATATATTTGTTTCCAAAGGAACACTTCTTCTATGCTTAGGCATAATAACACAGTCTGGTTTTGTTGCTCTTCAGGCTGCTGCAACTTATTGGTTAGCTCTAGGCATTCAAATTCCTAAAGTGACCAATGGCGTACTCATCGGTGTTTATACTGCAATTTCAACACTTAGTGCTGTCTTTGTATATCTTAGGTCATTTTTTGCAGCCAATATGGGATTGAAAGCTTCTAGAGCCTTTTATTCTGGTTTCACTGATGCTATCTTTAAGGCTCCCATGCTGTTCTTTGACTCAACCCCTGTAGGGAGGATTTTGATACGAGTAAGTGTATCCAATCTTCAACAAGTGTATTTTCATTTACTTATTTCAGAATTCATTCATTATTTCCACTTGTGCAGGCTTCATCAGACTTAAgtattttggattttgacATACCGTTCTCCATTATCTTTGTTGTGTCTGCTGGCGTTGAACTGCTGACAACGATTGGAATTATGGCTTCGGTCACATGGCAAGTTCTCATTATAGGCTTTCTTGCCATGGTTGCTGCAAAATATGTTCAGGTGGATCAGAATAtcagttgattttttttttctctctctctctctctctctctccaccaaTGGAATGGTGGAACTgacttctttgttttgtttctagggCTATTATCTAGCCTCTGCAAGGGAACTAATAAGAATCAATGGAACAACCAAAGCTCCTGTTATGAACTATGCATCAGAGACATCACTTGGAGTGGTCACTATAAGAGCTTTTAAGATGGCGGACAGGTTCTTCAACACCTACTTAGAGCTAGTTGACACAGATGCCAGATTGTTCTTTCATTCTAATGCAACCATGGAGTGGTTAATTTTAAGGACAGAAGTGCTTCAGAATTTGACCCTTTTCACAGCTgcttttttcattgttttactTC
It encodes:
- the LOC18784501 gene encoding ABC transporter C family member 8, which gives rise to MASLRSSLGRTFSWICDGELELGSYCTQRTIINGVNLLFLFVFCLLVLIGSIRKHRITVPFRRDYFSIVVSICCALTSIAYFGAGLWDLIAQSDVSGHFGWLDYFVRGLVWFSYTVSLLVQRSKWIKVLNSVWWVSSFSLVSAYNIEVLIRTHNIHMFDAMTWPVNLLLLLCAVRNLSQCVHQHAQDNSLSEPLLARKSAGKSQKTELEHASFLSKLTFAWINPLLKLGSSKTLALEDIPSLVSEDEADLAYQKFAHAWDSLSREKRPSSTRNLVLQTLAKVYMKENTWIAFCAFLRTISIAVSPLILYAFVNYSNSDKENLSEGLRILGCLILSKVVESLSQRHWFFGSRRCGMRMRSALMVAVYQKQLKLSSLGRRRHSAGEIVNYIAVDAYRMGEFPWWFHSAWTYALQLFLTIGVLYWVVGLGALPGLIPLFICGLLNVPFAKALQKCQSQFMIAQDERLRATSEILNSMKIIKLQSWEEKFKTLVDSLREREFIWLTDSQMKRAYGTLMYWMSPTIISSVIFLGCIIFQSVPLNASTIFTVLASLRNMGEPVRMIPEALSVMIQVKVSFDRLNVFLLDDELKDNEVRKLSSQNSDESLRIERGNFSWYPESTVPTLRNVNLEVQREQKVAVCGPVGAGKSSLLCAILGEMPKISGTVDVFGTMAYVSQTSWIQSGTVRDNILYGRPMDKNKYDKAIKACALDKDIDSFDHGDLTEIGQRGLNMSGGQKQRIQLARAVYSDADIYLLDDPFSAVDAHTAAILFHDCVMAALARKTVILVTHQVEFLSEVDKILVMEGGKVTQSGSYESLLTAGTAFEQLVNAHKDAVTTLGPSNYQSQGESEKGDMVRPEEPHAAYLTANNSEGDISVKGVAGVQLTEEEGKEIGDVGWKPFWDYIFVSKGTLLLCLGIITQSGFVALQAAATYWLALGIQIPKVTNGVLIGVYTAISTLSAVFVYLRSFFAANMGLKASRAFYSGFTDAIFKAPMLFFDSTPVGRILIRASSDLSILDFDIPFSIIFVVSAGVELLTTIGIMASVTWQVLIIGFLAMVAAKYVQGYYLASARELIRINGTTKAPVMNYASETSLGVVTIRAFKMADRFFNTYLELVDTDARLFFHSNATMEWLILRTEVLQNLTLFTAAFFIVLLPKGYVAPGLVGLSLSYALSLTATQIFVTRWYCNLSNYIISVERIKQFMQISPEPPAIVEDKRPPSSWPSKGRIELYSLKIKYRPNAPLVLKGITCTFREGTRVGVVGRTGSGKTTLISALFRLVEPASGKIIIDGLDICSMGLKDLRMKLSIIPQEPTLFRGSIRTNLDPLGLYSDDEIWRALEKCQLKATVSKLPNLLDSSVSDEGENWSAGQRQLFCLGRVLLKRNRILVLDEATASIDSSTDAILQRIIRQEFSECTVITVAHRVPTVIDSDMVMVLSYGKLVEYEEPAKLLDTNSYFSKLVAEYWSSCKRT